The stretch of DNA ATTGCCGGTTTCCACGTCGCGGAAGATCTCGTCGATCGCCGCCGCCGGGCGCGCCGTGATGCTGTCGCCGAAGTGCTTCTGCACCGCCGCCTGGGTATAGGTACCCTCGGGCCCCAGGTAGGCGATCTTCAGCGGCGATTCCAGCGACAGGCAGGCCGACATGATCTCGCGCATCAGCCGCGCCACCGTCTCGTCGGTCAGCGGGCCGGTATTGCGCTCCATCGCGCGGCGCAGCACCTCCGCCTCCCTCGAGGGGCGGTAGTGGTTGCCGGTGCTGTCGCCCATCTTTTCCTTGATGTGGGCGACATCCTGGGCGATGCGGGCGCGCTGCGAGATCAGCGTCTGGATCTGCTCGTCCAGGGCGTCGATCCGGGTGCGGGCCTGGGCCAGTTCGTTGTTCATGGGTGCCGTAACGAAAACAGGGAGCGCGATTGTACGCGCTCCCCTTGCCGTCCCTAGCCCTTCCAAGACCAGGCAGTCCGCGAATGAACGCAAATAAACGCAAATTAATATTCCGGCCTATTCGCGTTCATTTGCGTCCATTTGCGGACCGATGTCTTCTTTAGGCTTAGCGGGCCGGGATGCAGCGCACCGACAGCACGCCCTGGATGCCCTGGAGTTCCTGCACCACGTCCTGGGCGCAGCCGGAGTCCACGTCCACGATGGTGTAGGCCAGATCGCCGCGCGACTTGTTGAGCAGGTCGGCGATGTTCAGGTTGTGCTTGGCCAGGGTCGTGGAAATCTGGCCGACCATGTTCGGCACGTTCTCGTTGACGATGCACAGGCGGGTCTTGCCCGGCAGCAGGGCCATCACCGCCTCGGGGAAGTTGACCGAGTTGCGCACGTTGCCCAGTTCCAGGAACTCGCGCAGCTGGTCGGCAACCATTACGGCGCAGTTGTCCTCGGCCTCGCCGGTGCTGGCGCCCAGGTGCGGGGTCGCGATCACGCGGGGTGGCCCTTGAGGCATTGCTCGGAAGTCGCAGACATAGGCGTGCAGGCCGCCGGCGTCCAGCGACTCGATCACGGCCTTCTCGTCGACGATGGCCTCGCGAGCGAAGTTCAGGATGACGCCCTTCTTGGGCATCAGCTTGAGGCGGTCGGCATTGATCAGGCCGCGGGTGGCGTCCAGCAGCGGCACGTGCACCGAGATGAACTGGCTCTTGGACACCAGGTCGTCCACCGACAGGGCCTGGCGCACGCCGGAGTTCAGCTGCCAGGCGTTGGTCACCGTCATCGCCGGGTCATAGCCGTAGACCGTCATGCCCAGTTCCAGGGCGGCGTT from Oleomonas cavernae encodes:
- a CDS encoding phosphoglycerate dehydrogenase, with the protein product MVVFNAPGANANAVKELVLSGMLLAARNIPQALDFVKKLDGDDKAMHLAVEDGKKKFVGFELPGRTLGVIGLGAIGVKVANAALELGMTVYGYDPAMTVTNAWQLNSGVRQALSVDDLVSKSQFISVHVPLLDATRGLINADRLKLMPKKGVILNFAREAIVDEKAVIESLDAGGLHAYVCDFRAMPQGPPRVIATPHLGASTGEAEDNCAVMVADQLREFLELGNVRNSVNFPEAVMALLPGKTRLCIVNENVPNMVGQISTTLAKHNLNIADLLNKSRGDLAYTIVDVDSGCAQDVVQELQGIQGVLSVRCIPAR